A section of the Felis catus isolate Fca126 chromosome B2, F.catus_Fca126_mat1.0, whole genome shotgun sequence genome encodes:
- the TUBE1 gene encoding tubulin epsilon chain isoform X4 yields the protein MEEGVVNEILQGPLRDVFDSKQLITDISGSGNNWAVGHKVFGRLYQEQILEKLRKSAEHCDCLQCFFIIHSMGGGTGSGLGTFLLKVLEDEFPEVYRFVTSIYPSGEDDVITSPYNSILAMKELNEHADCVLPIDNQSLFDIISKIDLMVNSGKLGTTIKPKSLVTSSAGALKKQHQKPFDAMNNIVANLLLNLTSSARFEGSLNMDLNEISMNLVPFPQLHYLVSSLTPLYTLADVNIPTRRLDQMFSDAFSKDHQLIRADPKHSLYLACALMVRGNVQVSDLRRNIERLKPSLQFISWNQEGWKTSLCSVPPVGHSHSLLALANNTCVKPTFMELRERFMRLYKKKAHLHHYLQIEGMEESCFMEAVSSLSALIEEYNQLDATRSMPVEDLPRLSVAM from the exons ATGGAGGAAGGGGTAGTAAATGAAATTCTGCAGGGACCGTTGAGAGATGTGTTTGATAGCAAGCAGCTCATCACTGATATTTCTGGCTCAGGGAATAATTG ggctgTGGGTCACAAAGTTTTTGGCAGGCTTTATCAAGAACAGATTTTAGAGAAACTCAGAAAGTCGGCAGAGCACTGTGATTGTTTACAGTGTTTTTTTATAATACATTCCATGGGAGGAG GAACAGGATCTGGACTTGGCACATTTCTCTTAAAGGTGCTTGAGGACGAATTCCCAGAAGTATACAGATTTGTGACTTCAATTTATCCTTCTGGTGAGGATGATGTCATAACCTCACCTTATAATAGCATCTTGGCAATGAAGGAACTTAATGAGCATGCAGACTGTGTGTTGCCCATTGACAACCAA tctTTATTTGACATCATTAGCAAAATTGACCTCATGGTGAATTCTGGAAAGTTGGGTACAACTATAAAGCCAAAGAGTCTGGTTACTTCAAGTGCTGGGGCTTTGAAAAAGCAGCACCAGAAGCCCTTTGATGCGATGAACAACATTGTGGCAAATTTGCTGCTGAACCTAACCAG cTCTGCAAGGTTTGAAGGGTCCCTTAATATGGATCTTAATGAAATCAGCATGAATTTAGTTCCTTTTCCTCAGCTGCATTATCTTGTGTCAAGCCTAACACCTCTGTATACACTGGCAGATGTTAATATTCCTACCCGAAG GTTGGATCAGATGTTTTCAGATGCCTTTAGTAAAGATCACCAGCTAATTCGGGCTGACCCCAAACATAGCCTCTACCTCGCCTGTGCCCTTATGGTTAGAGGAAATGTACAGGTTTCAGATCTTCGCAGAAATATTGAAAg ATTAAAACCTTCTCTACAGTTTATCTCCTGGAATCAAGAAGGCTGGAAAACCAGCCTGTGTTCAGTACCTCCCGTGGGGCATTCCCATTCATTATTAGCTCTAGCCAATAACACATGCGTGAAGCCTACCTTCATGGAACTCAGAGAGCGATTCATGAGGCTCTACAAGAAAAAG GCTCATCTTCATCACTATCTACAAATTGAAGGGATGGAGGAAAGCTGTTTCATGGAAGCCGTGTCATCTTTATCTGCGCTCATAGAGGAATATAACCAACTGGACGCCACACGAAGCATGCCTGTGGAAGATTTACCCAGACTAAGCGTAGCTATGTAA
- the TUBE1 gene encoding tubulin epsilon chain isoform X3 — MLKSTFKAVLIDMEEGVVNEILQGPLRDVFDSKQLITDISGSGNNWAVGHKVFGRLYQEQILEKLRKSAEHCDCLQCFFIIHSMGGGTGSGLGTFLLKVLEDEFPEVYRFVTSIYPSGEDDVITSPYNSILAMKELNEHADCVLPIDNQSLFDIISKIDLMVNSGKLGTTIKPKSLVTSSAGALKKQHQKPFDAMNNIVANLLLNLTSSARFEGSLNMDLNEISMNLVPFPQLHYLVSSLTPLYTLADVNIPTRRLDQMFSDAFSKDHQLIRADPKHSLYLACALMVRGNVQVSDLRRNIERLKPSLQFISWNQEGWKTSLCSVPPVGHSHSLLALANNTCVKPTFMELRERFMRLYKKKAHLHHYLQIEGMEESCFMEAVSSLSALIEEYNQLDATRSMPVEDLPRLSVAM; from the exons ATGTTAAAGTCAACATTTAAG gcTGTCTTGATTGACATGGAGGAAGGGGTAGTAAATGAAATTCTGCAGGGACCGTTGAGAGATGTGTTTGATAGCAAGCAGCTCATCACTGATATTTCTGGCTCAGGGAATAATTG ggctgTGGGTCACAAAGTTTTTGGCAGGCTTTATCAAGAACAGATTTTAGAGAAACTCAGAAAGTCGGCAGAGCACTGTGATTGTTTACAGTGTTTTTTTATAATACATTCCATGGGAGGAG GAACAGGATCTGGACTTGGCACATTTCTCTTAAAGGTGCTTGAGGACGAATTCCCAGAAGTATACAGATTTGTGACTTCAATTTATCCTTCTGGTGAGGATGATGTCATAACCTCACCTTATAATAGCATCTTGGCAATGAAGGAACTTAATGAGCATGCAGACTGTGTGTTGCCCATTGACAACCAA tctTTATTTGACATCATTAGCAAAATTGACCTCATGGTGAATTCTGGAAAGTTGGGTACAACTATAAAGCCAAAGAGTCTGGTTACTTCAAGTGCTGGGGCTTTGAAAAAGCAGCACCAGAAGCCCTTTGATGCGATGAACAACATTGTGGCAAATTTGCTGCTGAACCTAACCAG cTCTGCAAGGTTTGAAGGGTCCCTTAATATGGATCTTAATGAAATCAGCATGAATTTAGTTCCTTTTCCTCAGCTGCATTATCTTGTGTCAAGCCTAACACCTCTGTATACACTGGCAGATGTTAATATTCCTACCCGAAG GTTGGATCAGATGTTTTCAGATGCCTTTAGTAAAGATCACCAGCTAATTCGGGCTGACCCCAAACATAGCCTCTACCTCGCCTGTGCCCTTATGGTTAGAGGAAATGTACAGGTTTCAGATCTTCGCAGAAATATTGAAAg ATTAAAACCTTCTCTACAGTTTATCTCCTGGAATCAAGAAGGCTGGAAAACCAGCCTGTGTTCAGTACCTCCCGTGGGGCATTCCCATTCATTATTAGCTCTAGCCAATAACACATGCGTGAAGCCTACCTTCATGGAACTCAGAGAGCGATTCATGAGGCTCTACAAGAAAAAG GCTCATCTTCATCACTATCTACAAATTGAAGGGATGGAGGAAAGCTGTTTCATGGAAGCCGTGTCATCTTTATCTGCGCTCATAGAGGAATATAACCAACTGGACGCCACACGAAGCATGCCTGTGGAAGATTTACCCAGACTAAGCGTAGCTATGTAA
- the FAM229B gene encoding protein FAM229B → MPFRFGTQPRKFPVEGGDSSVGLESGLSSSAACNGKEMSPTRQLRRCPGSHCLTVTDVPITVYATMRKPPAQSSKEMHPK, encoded by the exons ATGCCTTTTCGGTTTGGGACCCAGCCAAGGAAGTTTCCAGTGGAAGGAGGAGATTCTTCGGTTGGGCTGGAATCTGGGCTGAGCTCCAGTGCTGCCTGTAATGGGAAAGAGATGTCACCAACCAG GCAACTCCGAAGGTGCCCTGGAAGTCATTGCCTGACAGTAACTGACGTTCCCATCACTGTCTATGCAACAATGCGAAAGCCACCTGCACAAAGCAGCAAGGAAATGCATCCTAAATAG
- the TUBE1 gene encoding tubulin epsilon chain isoform X2, with the protein MTQSVVVQVGQCGNQIGCCFWDLALREHAAVNQKGIYDEAISSFFRNVDTRVVGDGGNISKGKICSLKAVLIDMEEGVVNEILQGPLRDVFDSKQLITDISGSGNNWAVGHKVFGRLYQEQILEKLRKSAEHCDCLQCFFIIHSMGGGTGSGLGTFLLKVLEDEFPEVYRFVTSIYPSGEDDVITSPYNSILAMKELNEHADCVLPIDNQSLFDIISKIDLMVNSGKLGTTIKPKSLVTSSAGALKKQHQKPFDAMNNIVANLLLNLTSSARFEGSLNMDLNEISMNLVPFPQLHYLVSSLTPLYTLADVNIPTRRLDQMFSDAFSKDHQLIRADPKHSLYLACALMVRGNVQVSDLRRNIERLKPSLQFISWNQEGWKTSLCSVPPVGHSHSLLALANNTCVKPTFMELRERFMRLYKKKAHLHHYLQIEGMEESCFMEAVSSLSALIEEYNQLDATRSMPVEDLPRLSVAM; encoded by the exons ATGACCCAGTCGGTGGTCGTACAGG TCGGCCAGTGCGGAAACCAGATCGGCTGCTGCTTCTGGGATCTGGCGCTAAGGGAGCACGCCGCGGTCAACCAG aaaggaATTTATGACGAGGCAATAAGCAGCTTCTTTAGAAATGTGGATACGAG aGTGGTTGGTGATGGTGGCAATATTTCCAAGGGGAAAATTTGTTCTTTGAAG gcTGTCTTGATTGACATGGAGGAAGGGGTAGTAAATGAAATTCTGCAGGGACCGTTGAGAGATGTGTTTGATAGCAAGCAGCTCATCACTGATATTTCTGGCTCAGGGAATAATTG ggctgTGGGTCACAAAGTTTTTGGCAGGCTTTATCAAGAACAGATTTTAGAGAAACTCAGAAAGTCGGCAGAGCACTGTGATTGTTTACAGTGTTTTTTTATAATACATTCCATGGGAGGAG GAACAGGATCTGGACTTGGCACATTTCTCTTAAAGGTGCTTGAGGACGAATTCCCAGAAGTATACAGATTTGTGACTTCAATTTATCCTTCTGGTGAGGATGATGTCATAACCTCACCTTATAATAGCATCTTGGCAATGAAGGAACTTAATGAGCATGCAGACTGTGTGTTGCCCATTGACAACCAA tctTTATTTGACATCATTAGCAAAATTGACCTCATGGTGAATTCTGGAAAGTTGGGTACAACTATAAAGCCAAAGAGTCTGGTTACTTCAAGTGCTGGGGCTTTGAAAAAGCAGCACCAGAAGCCCTTTGATGCGATGAACAACATTGTGGCAAATTTGCTGCTGAACCTAACCAG cTCTGCAAGGTTTGAAGGGTCCCTTAATATGGATCTTAATGAAATCAGCATGAATTTAGTTCCTTTTCCTCAGCTGCATTATCTTGTGTCAAGCCTAACACCTCTGTATACACTGGCAGATGTTAATATTCCTACCCGAAG GTTGGATCAGATGTTTTCAGATGCCTTTAGTAAAGATCACCAGCTAATTCGGGCTGACCCCAAACATAGCCTCTACCTCGCCTGTGCCCTTATGGTTAGAGGAAATGTACAGGTTTCAGATCTTCGCAGAAATATTGAAAg ATTAAAACCTTCTCTACAGTTTATCTCCTGGAATCAAGAAGGCTGGAAAACCAGCCTGTGTTCAGTACCTCCCGTGGGGCATTCCCATTCATTATTAGCTCTAGCCAATAACACATGCGTGAAGCCTACCTTCATGGAACTCAGAGAGCGATTCATGAGGCTCTACAAGAAAAAG GCTCATCTTCATCACTATCTACAAATTGAAGGGATGGAGGAAAGCTGTTTCATGGAAGCCGTGTCATCTTTATCTGCGCTCATAGAGGAATATAACCAACTGGACGCCACACGAAGCATGCCTGTGGAAGATTTACCCAGACTAAGCGTAGCTATGTAA
- the TUBE1 gene encoding tubulin epsilon chain isoform X1, with amino-acid sequence MTQSVVVQVGQCGNQIGCCFWDLALREHAAVNQKGIYDEAISSFFRNVDTRVVGDGGNISKGKICSLKARAVLIDMEEGVVNEILQGPLRDVFDSKQLITDISGSGNNWAVGHKVFGRLYQEQILEKLRKSAEHCDCLQCFFIIHSMGGGTGSGLGTFLLKVLEDEFPEVYRFVTSIYPSGEDDVITSPYNSILAMKELNEHADCVLPIDNQSLFDIISKIDLMVNSGKLGTTIKPKSLVTSSAGALKKQHQKPFDAMNNIVANLLLNLTSSARFEGSLNMDLNEISMNLVPFPQLHYLVSSLTPLYTLADVNIPTRRLDQMFSDAFSKDHQLIRADPKHSLYLACALMVRGNVQVSDLRRNIERLKPSLQFISWNQEGWKTSLCSVPPVGHSHSLLALANNTCVKPTFMELRERFMRLYKKKAHLHHYLQIEGMEESCFMEAVSSLSALIEEYNQLDATRSMPVEDLPRLSVAM; translated from the exons ATGACCCAGTCGGTGGTCGTACAGG TCGGCCAGTGCGGAAACCAGATCGGCTGCTGCTTCTGGGATCTGGCGCTAAGGGAGCACGCCGCGGTCAACCAG aaaggaATTTATGACGAGGCAATAAGCAGCTTCTTTAGAAATGTGGATACGAG aGTGGTTGGTGATGGTGGCAATATTTCCAAGGGGAAAATTTGTTCTTTGAAGGCACGA gcTGTCTTGATTGACATGGAGGAAGGGGTAGTAAATGAAATTCTGCAGGGACCGTTGAGAGATGTGTTTGATAGCAAGCAGCTCATCACTGATATTTCTGGCTCAGGGAATAATTG ggctgTGGGTCACAAAGTTTTTGGCAGGCTTTATCAAGAACAGATTTTAGAGAAACTCAGAAAGTCGGCAGAGCACTGTGATTGTTTACAGTGTTTTTTTATAATACATTCCATGGGAGGAG GAACAGGATCTGGACTTGGCACATTTCTCTTAAAGGTGCTTGAGGACGAATTCCCAGAAGTATACAGATTTGTGACTTCAATTTATCCTTCTGGTGAGGATGATGTCATAACCTCACCTTATAATAGCATCTTGGCAATGAAGGAACTTAATGAGCATGCAGACTGTGTGTTGCCCATTGACAACCAA tctTTATTTGACATCATTAGCAAAATTGACCTCATGGTGAATTCTGGAAAGTTGGGTACAACTATAAAGCCAAAGAGTCTGGTTACTTCAAGTGCTGGGGCTTTGAAAAAGCAGCACCAGAAGCCCTTTGATGCGATGAACAACATTGTGGCAAATTTGCTGCTGAACCTAACCAG cTCTGCAAGGTTTGAAGGGTCCCTTAATATGGATCTTAATGAAATCAGCATGAATTTAGTTCCTTTTCCTCAGCTGCATTATCTTGTGTCAAGCCTAACACCTCTGTATACACTGGCAGATGTTAATATTCCTACCCGAAG GTTGGATCAGATGTTTTCAGATGCCTTTAGTAAAGATCACCAGCTAATTCGGGCTGACCCCAAACATAGCCTCTACCTCGCCTGTGCCCTTATGGTTAGAGGAAATGTACAGGTTTCAGATCTTCGCAGAAATATTGAAAg ATTAAAACCTTCTCTACAGTTTATCTCCTGGAATCAAGAAGGCTGGAAAACCAGCCTGTGTTCAGTACCTCCCGTGGGGCATTCCCATTCATTATTAGCTCTAGCCAATAACACATGCGTGAAGCCTACCTTCATGGAACTCAGAGAGCGATTCATGAGGCTCTACAAGAAAAAG GCTCATCTTCATCACTATCTACAAATTGAAGGGATGGAGGAAAGCTGTTTCATGGAAGCCGTGTCATCTTTATCTGCGCTCATAGAGGAATATAACCAACTGGACGCCACACGAAGCATGCCTGTGGAAGATTTACCCAGACTAAGCGTAGCTATGTAA
- the CCN6 gene encoding cellular communication network factor 6 isoform X1 encodes MRDSEDKQVEYTGIRQVFCCRAQGGGPSDTPPEGRPGETSEVHQRKQFCHWPCQCPRQKPSCPPGVSLLRDGCGCCKVCARQAGDMCNEADLCDPHKGLYCDYSADAPRYETGVCAHLIAVGCEFNRVHYHNGQVFQPNPLFSCLCVSGAIGCTPLFIPKPADGHCSGAKGRKKSDQSNCGLGPFQQQLSTSYKTMPAYRNLPLIWKRKCLVQATKWTPCSRTCGMGISDRVTNENSNCEMRKEKRLCYIQPCDSNISKRIKIPKGKTCQPTFQLLKAEKFIFSGCSSTQSYKPTFCGVCLDKRCCVPNKSKMITIQFDCPNEGSFKWKMLWITSCVCQRNCRDPGDIFSELKIL; translated from the exons ATGCGTGACTCAGAAGATAAACAAGTAGAATATACAGGAATAAGACAGGTG TTCTGCTGCAGGGCGCAGGGCGGCGGGCCGTCAGACACGCCGCCTGAAGGGAGGCCTGGAGAAACGTCGGAGGTGCACCAGCGTAAACAGTTCTGTCACTGGCCCTGTCAATGCCCTCGCCAGAAGCCCAGCTGCCCTCCTGGAGTGAGCCTGCTGAGGGACGGCTGCGGATGCTGTAAAGTCTGTGCCAGACAAGCAGGGGACATGTGCAACGAGGCCGACCTCTGCGACCCGCACAAAGGGCTGTACTGTGACTACTCGGCAGACGCGCCTAGGTACGAGACTGGAGTGTGTGCGC aTCTTATAGCTGTGGGATGTGAGTTCAACAGGGTACATTATCATAACGGCCAAGTCTTTCAACCCAATCCCCTGTTCAGCTGTCTCTGTGTGAGTGGGGCCATTGGATGCACACCTCTGTTCATACCAAAGCCGGCTGACGGTCACTGCTCTGGGGCTAAAGGTAGAAAGAAGTCTGATCAATCAAACTGTGGCCTGGGACCGTTCCAACAACAGCTTTCAACAAGCTACAAAACAATGCCAG CTTATAGGAATCTCCCacttatttggaaaagaaaatgtcttgtgCAAGCAACAAAGTGGACCCCTTGCTCCAGAACCTGTGGGATGGGAATATCTGATAGGGTGACCAATGAAAATAGCAACtgtgaaatgagaaaagagaaaagactgtgTTATATTCAACCCTGTGACAGTAACATATCAAAGAGAATAAAG ATCCCTAAAGGAAAAACGTGCCAACCCACTTTCCAACTTCTCAAAGCTGAAAAATTCATCTTTTCTGGATGCTCAAGCACTCAGAGTTACAAACCCACTTTCTGTGGAGTATGCTTGGATAAGAGATGCTGTGTCCCTAACAAGTCTAAAATGATTACCATTCAATTTGATTGCCCAAATGAAGGGTCATTTAAATGGAAGATGCTGTGGATTACATCTTGTGTATGTCAAAGAAACTGCAGAGATCCAGGAGATATATTTTCTGAGCTCAAGATCCTATAA
- the TUBE1 gene encoding tubulin epsilon chain isoform X5: MTQSVVVQVGQCGNQIGCCFWDLALREHAAVNQKGIYDEAISSFFRNVDTRVVGDGGNISKGKICSLKARAVLIDMEEGVVNEILQGPLRDVFDSKQLITDISGSGNNWAVGHKVFGRLYQEQILEKLRKSAEHCDCLQCFFIIHSMGGGTGSGLGTFLLKVLEDEFPEVYRFVTSIYPSGEDDVITSPYNSILAMKELNEHADCVLPIDNQSLFDIISKIDLMVNSGKLGTTIKPKSLVTSSAGALKKQHQKPFDAMNNIVANLLLNLTSSARFEGSLNMDLNEISMNLVPFPQLHYLVSSLTPLYTLADVNIPTRRLDQMFSDAFSKDHQLIRADPKHSLYLACALMVRGNVQVSDLRRNIERLIFITIYKLKGWRKAVSWKPCHLYLRS, encoded by the exons ATGACCCAGTCGGTGGTCGTACAGG TCGGCCAGTGCGGAAACCAGATCGGCTGCTGCTTCTGGGATCTGGCGCTAAGGGAGCACGCCGCGGTCAACCAG aaaggaATTTATGACGAGGCAATAAGCAGCTTCTTTAGAAATGTGGATACGAG aGTGGTTGGTGATGGTGGCAATATTTCCAAGGGGAAAATTTGTTCTTTGAAGGCACGA gcTGTCTTGATTGACATGGAGGAAGGGGTAGTAAATGAAATTCTGCAGGGACCGTTGAGAGATGTGTTTGATAGCAAGCAGCTCATCACTGATATTTCTGGCTCAGGGAATAATTG ggctgTGGGTCACAAAGTTTTTGGCAGGCTTTATCAAGAACAGATTTTAGAGAAACTCAGAAAGTCGGCAGAGCACTGTGATTGTTTACAGTGTTTTTTTATAATACATTCCATGGGAGGAG GAACAGGATCTGGACTTGGCACATTTCTCTTAAAGGTGCTTGAGGACGAATTCCCAGAAGTATACAGATTTGTGACTTCAATTTATCCTTCTGGTGAGGATGATGTCATAACCTCACCTTATAATAGCATCTTGGCAATGAAGGAACTTAATGAGCATGCAGACTGTGTGTTGCCCATTGACAACCAA tctTTATTTGACATCATTAGCAAAATTGACCTCATGGTGAATTCTGGAAAGTTGGGTACAACTATAAAGCCAAAGAGTCTGGTTACTTCAAGTGCTGGGGCTTTGAAAAAGCAGCACCAGAAGCCCTTTGATGCGATGAACAACATTGTGGCAAATTTGCTGCTGAACCTAACCAG cTCTGCAAGGTTTGAAGGGTCCCTTAATATGGATCTTAATGAAATCAGCATGAATTTAGTTCCTTTTCCTCAGCTGCATTATCTTGTGTCAAGCCTAACACCTCTGTATACACTGGCAGATGTTAATATTCCTACCCGAAG GTTGGATCAGATGTTTTCAGATGCCTTTAGTAAAGATCACCAGCTAATTCGGGCTGACCCCAAACATAGCCTCTACCTCGCCTGTGCCCTTATGGTTAGAGGAAATGTACAGGTTTCAGATCTTCGCAGAAATATTGAAAg GCTCATCTTCATCACTATCTACAAATTGAAGGGATGGAGGAAAGCTGTTTCATGGAAGCCGTGTCATCTTTATCTGCGCTCATAG
- the CCN6 gene encoding cellular communication network factor 6 isoform X3: MRDSEDKQVEYTGIRQFCCRAQGGGPSDTPPEGRPGETSEVHQRKQFCHWPCQCPRQKPSCPPGVSLLRDGCGCCKVCARQAGDMCNEADLCDPHKGLYCDYSADAPRYETGVCAHLIAVGCEFNRVHYHNGQVFQPNPLFSCLCVSGAIGCTPLFIPKPADGHCSGAKGRKKSDQSNCGLGPFQQQLSTSYKTMPAYRNLPLIWKRKCLVQATKWTPCSRTCGMGISDRVTNENSNCEMRKEKRLCYIQPCDSNISKRIKIPKGKTCQPTFQLLKAEKFIFSGCSSTQSYKPTFCGVCLDKRCCVPNKSKMITIQFDCPNEGSFKWKMLWITSCVCQRNCRDPGDIFSELKIL, encoded by the exons ATGCGTGACTCAGAAGATAAACAAGTAGAATATACAGGAATAAGACAG TTCTGCTGCAGGGCGCAGGGCGGCGGGCCGTCAGACACGCCGCCTGAAGGGAGGCCTGGAGAAACGTCGGAGGTGCACCAGCGTAAACAGTTCTGTCACTGGCCCTGTCAATGCCCTCGCCAGAAGCCCAGCTGCCCTCCTGGAGTGAGCCTGCTGAGGGACGGCTGCGGATGCTGTAAAGTCTGTGCCAGACAAGCAGGGGACATGTGCAACGAGGCCGACCTCTGCGACCCGCACAAAGGGCTGTACTGTGACTACTCGGCAGACGCGCCTAGGTACGAGACTGGAGTGTGTGCGC aTCTTATAGCTGTGGGATGTGAGTTCAACAGGGTACATTATCATAACGGCCAAGTCTTTCAACCCAATCCCCTGTTCAGCTGTCTCTGTGTGAGTGGGGCCATTGGATGCACACCTCTGTTCATACCAAAGCCGGCTGACGGTCACTGCTCTGGGGCTAAAGGTAGAAAGAAGTCTGATCAATCAAACTGTGGCCTGGGACCGTTCCAACAACAGCTTTCAACAAGCTACAAAACAATGCCAG CTTATAGGAATCTCCCacttatttggaaaagaaaatgtcttgtgCAAGCAACAAAGTGGACCCCTTGCTCCAGAACCTGTGGGATGGGAATATCTGATAGGGTGACCAATGAAAATAGCAACtgtgaaatgagaaaagagaaaagactgtgTTATATTCAACCCTGTGACAGTAACATATCAAAGAGAATAAAG ATCCCTAAAGGAAAAACGTGCCAACCCACTTTCCAACTTCTCAAAGCTGAAAAATTCATCTTTTCTGGATGCTCAAGCACTCAGAGTTACAAACCCACTTTCTGTGGAGTATGCTTGGATAAGAGATGCTGTGTCCCTAACAAGTCTAAAATGATTACCATTCAATTTGATTGCCCAAATGAAGGGTCATTTAAATGGAAGATGCTGTGGATTACATCTTGTGTATGTCAAAGAAACTGCAGAGATCCAGGAGATATATTTTCTGAGCTCAAGATCCTATAA
- the CCN6 gene encoding cellular communication network factor 6 isoform X2 → MRELLLSTLLGAALAQFCCRAQGGGPSDTPPEGRPGETSEVHQRKQFCHWPCQCPRQKPSCPPGVSLLRDGCGCCKVCARQAGDMCNEADLCDPHKGLYCDYSADAPRYETGVCAHLIAVGCEFNRVHYHNGQVFQPNPLFSCLCVSGAIGCTPLFIPKPADGHCSGAKGRKKSDQSNCGLGPFQQQLSTSYKTMPAYRNLPLIWKRKCLVQATKWTPCSRTCGMGISDRVTNENSNCEMRKEKRLCYIQPCDSNISKRIKIPKGKTCQPTFQLLKAEKFIFSGCSSTQSYKPTFCGVCLDKRCCVPNKSKMITIQFDCPNEGSFKWKMLWITSCVCQRNCRDPGDIFSELKIL, encoded by the exons TTCTGCTGCAGGGCGCAGGGCGGCGGGCCGTCAGACACGCCGCCTGAAGGGAGGCCTGGAGAAACGTCGGAGGTGCACCAGCGTAAACAGTTCTGTCACTGGCCCTGTCAATGCCCTCGCCAGAAGCCCAGCTGCCCTCCTGGAGTGAGCCTGCTGAGGGACGGCTGCGGATGCTGTAAAGTCTGTGCCAGACAAGCAGGGGACATGTGCAACGAGGCCGACCTCTGCGACCCGCACAAAGGGCTGTACTGTGACTACTCGGCAGACGCGCCTAGGTACGAGACTGGAGTGTGTGCGC aTCTTATAGCTGTGGGATGTGAGTTCAACAGGGTACATTATCATAACGGCCAAGTCTTTCAACCCAATCCCCTGTTCAGCTGTCTCTGTGTGAGTGGGGCCATTGGATGCACACCTCTGTTCATACCAAAGCCGGCTGACGGTCACTGCTCTGGGGCTAAAGGTAGAAAGAAGTCTGATCAATCAAACTGTGGCCTGGGACCGTTCCAACAACAGCTTTCAACAAGCTACAAAACAATGCCAG CTTATAGGAATCTCCCacttatttggaaaagaaaatgtcttgtgCAAGCAACAAAGTGGACCCCTTGCTCCAGAACCTGTGGGATGGGAATATCTGATAGGGTGACCAATGAAAATAGCAACtgtgaaatgagaaaagagaaaagactgtgTTATATTCAACCCTGTGACAGTAACATATCAAAGAGAATAAAG ATCCCTAAAGGAAAAACGTGCCAACCCACTTTCCAACTTCTCAAAGCTGAAAAATTCATCTTTTCTGGATGCTCAAGCACTCAGAGTTACAAACCCACTTTCTGTGGAGTATGCTTGGATAAGAGATGCTGTGTCCCTAACAAGTCTAAAATGATTACCATTCAATTTGATTGCCCAAATGAAGGGTCATTTAAATGGAAGATGCTGTGGATTACATCTTGTGTATGTCAAAGAAACTGCAGAGATCCAGGAGATATATTTTCTGAGCTCAAGATCCTATAA